In the genome of Cryptosporangium aurantiacum, the window CCGAGCTCGCGGAACAGCGCCAGCGCCCGCTCCAGATGGTCGATTCCGTCCGGGTACCTGCCGAGCTGCCAGAACACGACGCCGAGCTGGGCCAGCGCGGCCGCGGCGCCCGCGCGGTCGCCGGTGCGCTCGGCGGCGTCCAGCGCGCACCGGTGGACGGTCAGCGCGTCCGCCGAGTGCCCGCCGTTGTCGAGGTAGACGTAGAGCGTCGACGCGAGCAGCCCGGTCACCGTGGTCGGGCCGTGCGCGCCGGTGTGCTGGCAGACCTCGATCAGCACCGGCCGGTGCGAATCGAGCCAGGCTCTGGCGTCGTCCGGACCGGCGAACGCCGGCAGCGGCGTGCCGATCGGGCCGACGGCAGGGCGCCGGTGCCGTTCGGCCGGGTACAGCGCGTCCATCGCCGCGGACGCTGCCGCGACGTAGTAGTCGAGCAGCCGCGCCCGGGCCGCCCGCTGTTTCCCGGCGCCGTCCTCGGCGTCGGACTGCGCCCGCGCGTACGCCCGCAGCAGGTCGTGGACGCCGTACCGATCGCCGGCCGTCGGCCGGATCAGGTGTGCCCTGGCCAGCGCCGCCAGCGCGTCCCGGGCGTCGTCGAGGTTCTCGTCGGCGAGCGCGGCGGCGGCGTACGCGTCGAACTCCGCGCCGGGATGCAGCCCGAGCAAGCGGAACGTCCGTGCGACCGTCGCGGCGAGCCGCTGGTAGGACCAGGAGAACACGGCTCGGACGTCCGCCCGCGGGTCGCCACCGACGTCCAGCAGGTCCATCCGGGCTCGGTGGTCGGCCAGTTCGGCGACGAGGTCGGCCAGCGAGCTGCCCGGTCGCGCTCCGGCGAGCTCCGCGGCCACCCGCAGGGCCAGCGGGAGCCGGCCGCACTGCTCGGCCAGCGCCGCGGCGGCGTCCGGCTCGTCGTCGACCCGGCGGCCGATCAGCGACCGGAGCAGCGCGGTCGACTCATCGGGTTCCAGCAGGTCGAGGAGGAGCCGCTGGGCGCCGTCCACGGCGACCAGCCCGCCGAGGGTGTCCCGGCTGGTCACCAGCGTGGCGCAGGTCGGTGACCCGGGCAGCAGCGGCCGCACCTGCTCGACCGAGGACGCGTTGTCGAGCACGACGAGCAGCCGCCGGCCGGACAGCTCGGTGCGGTAGCGCGCGGCTCGCTCGTCCGGGTCGAGCGGAACGTCCCTGGCGGAGACACCGAGCGCGGTGAGGAAGCCGGCCAGGGCAGTGGCCGGCGGCACCGGCGGCTCGGTCCCGTACCCGCGGAGATCGACGTAGAGCTGCCCGTCCGGGAACCGGCTGCGGGCGGCGTGCGCCCAGCGGACGGCCAGCGCGGTCTTCCCGACCCCGGCGGTGCCGGAGACCGCGGAGACGACGACGGCGTTCGTCGTGGTGCGCAGCCGCGCGGTGAGCTCGGCGAGCGCGGCTTCGCGTCCGGTGAACGCGGGCACGTCCGCGGGTAGTTGCGCGGGAACCGGACGGCGCACGGGGTCCTTGGCCGTCTCGCGCAGGACGGCCTCGTGGGCCGCTCGCAGGTCCGGCCCCGGTTCGCATCCCAGCTCGGCGACGATCCGGGCGCGCGCTCGCGCGTAGGTGTCGAGCGCTTCGGTGGTGCGACCGGTCAAGTGCAGTCCCCGGACCAGCTCCACCAGCAACGGCTCGGCCAGCGGGGCAGCGGCGACCAGTTCGTGCAGGACGTCGACCACCGCAGCCGGGCGGCCGAGCGTGGTCTCGGTGCGCGCCCAGAGCGCCACCGCACTCCGACGTTGCTGTTCCAGCCCTTCTCGGACGGTGTCGGCCCAGGCGCCCGGCACGTCCGCCAGCGGGGGCGCTTGCCACAGCTCGAGCGCGGCCCGTAACCGGTCCGCGCGGCGCTCGTCCGGGCAGTCGTCCGCTCTGGCGTCGGCAATCAGCCGCCGGAACCGGTGCAGGTCGACGTCGTCGGGATCGGCTTGTAACGCATATCCGCCGGAACGGCGTTCGACCGCGGCGCCCAGCCCGGTGAGCGCCCGGCGGATGCGGGCGATGTGGGCGTAGAGGTTGTCCCGTGCCTTCGCCGGCGGGTCCTCACCCCAGACGCGGTCCACCAGCGTCTCCACCTGCACCGGACGACCGACGTCGACGAGCAGCGCAGCCAGTACCGTCCGGCGCTTCACCGGCCCCAGATCCACTGCACGGCCCTCGGCCGTCACCTCCAGCGGTCCGAGCAGCCGGAATCGGGGCACGTGTCTCCTCTCGGATGCGGACCGCGGCCCGACCCGAGCCGCGACGCTCTTCAGTAAACAGGTATGAACCCACCAGACAAGATTTGCGCAAGGTTTTTCGTGCATCGTTCGGTCGACAGGGCGGGTTCTCGGTTCCGTGCCGGCACGGGGCAGCACGGGACCGAGCAGACCACGGCCCTGACCCACCCAGATTTCGCCCAGTGGACGCCCCGAGCGGCGGACAGCTGGTCGGCTTCACTCGAGATACGCCGCCCGAGAGGCGCGGACGGACGAGGGGGCCGCCTGCGCCACGGGCGGCGGCCTATCCGTCGGTAACCGCCGCGAGGCCGTCGACGATCGTCCGGGCAGTGTCCGGGTAGCGCGCGACAAAGTGGACCTCCCAGCCATCGTCCCTGGCGAGTTCCGCGGCGAGCGCGACCCAGATCCAGGTGAAGCTGACGTCCTCGGCCAGACCGCCGCGTCCGGCGCCGAACAGCGGCAGGCACACCGACCGGAGCTCGGGGAACTCGGTGCGCTCGGTGCGCGCGAGCCGGAACACGTTCGCGACCGCCAGCGAGATGTGGGCCGGGTCGATGTCGTAGGCGTTCGTGCCGGGGCGGGGCGCCACCACCGCGGCGTGGTAGATCCGCAGGATGCCCCGCTGGGCCAGGTCGCCCGCGGACGTGGGCACCACGGTTCCGGGCGCGACCGTGAGCCCGGCTCGTCCGTGGCGGGCGATCCACGCTGATAGTTCGCGCGCCAGCGTGTCGTCGAGGATCTCGCCGGACGGGCCCTTGCGGGAGGCCGCGCGGCGCAGGCACGCGGAGAGCGACGTCGTGAACGTGTGCGCGAGCTCCAGGTAGGTGTTCGCGGACGAGACGATCACGTCGATGCCGGTGAGCATGTCCACCGAGCAGGTGTGCACGGTGATCGGCACGGTCCGCGAGTCGATCGGCACCGGAACGACGTGCCACGGCCCGGCCTTGTCCGGGGTGGCCTCGCCGGGGTGGTGCGGGGCCGCGAGCCGCAGGATCGCGTCGGCGGTCTCGGCGAGCACGCGTGCCTCGTAGTGCTTCCGGAACCGGTCGACGCTGACCCCGTAGATCTCCGCGCTCCGGCGTCGCCGGTCCTGGGCGGGCCAGTCACGCGTGCCGGGCCGCAGACCGAACGTGTACGCGGCGGCGTCACCGAGCCGTCCGCCGCCGAGTTCCTCGACGGCGCGGCGCACGAGGGCCTCGACGGCTGCCGGGCCCGCCCGGCCCGGCGGCGCCAGCCCGCACGCCACCGCCGCATCGAGGAGTTCGCGCGGCCGGAGCGTCCGTAACCCGACCAGCCCTTCCACGCGCAGCCGCCGCAGTTCGTCGACGAGCGCGCCGTGGCTCGGGTCCGCCGGGTACGTCATCCCCCACCCCGGCTCCAGCTTAGTTTTCCGCGACCGGCACCAGCGTCAGATAAGCCATGTTCAGGATGTTCCGGTAGCCGGCGAGCCAGCTCGCGCGATGCCGATCGGCGCGCTCCCGCAGATCCGCGGCCTCCGGGTGGGCCGGGTTCGCGGCCAGCCACTCCTCCAGGTCGGCCTGATAGCCGGATTCGAACTGCTCCCACTCGTCCTCGGTGGCCGTCTCGATCCACAGTGGCCGGAACCCGGCCGCGACCGCCAGATCGACGAGGCCCGCGAGGTCGAAGTGGTCGTGCGCGGCGGCGTCCGGCCACATCCGGGCCAGCTCGTCGTCGGTGGGCGTGCGCTGCCAGAAGCCCTCGCCGTAGAGCACCCGGCCGCCGGGGGCGACCAGGCGGCGCAGCTCGCGGAGCGCTCCGGCGAAGTCGCCGGGAGCCGCGGTCAGCGCGTGTCCCGACCCGACGCAGAGGACGACGTCCGCCGGGCCGCGGGTGGTGCCGATGCCGGACTCCTCGGCGAACTCCACCCGGCCGGACAAGCCACGGGCACCGGCGATCTCGCGGCCGCGGGCCAGGTCGTCGGCGTTGAGGTCGATACCGACGCCAGTGGCGCCCGGCGCGGCGTCCAGCAGGCGCAGCAGCAGCGCGCCCCAGCCGCTGCCGACGTCGAGCACGGTCGACGGCTCGGCCGGCGCGAGCCGGTCGACGAGCCGGTCGACGAGCCGCTGGGCGCGCTCCGGCGAGAGCGGGCTGTGGAACTCCAGGCTGCGCAGCCGTGGCGGCGCGGTGGTGTCAGGCATGCCCCTGATTATCCGAAGCCGTACGGGACCACCGGCGTCAGTGTGCCGTCGCGCCAGCGCTCCAGCACGTGCCGCTCGTGCGGCACCACCGGATCCGGCAGGGCGTCGAGCGCCACCCACCGCAGCTCAGCGGCGCGATCGGGCTCGCGCCGGTCCGGTTCGCCGTCCCACCGTCGGCACTCGAAGAAGAAGTCGACCCGTTCGTCGACCGCCGCGCGGGTGTTCCGGGTCCTGTGCATCACGCAGAGCGGCACCAGATCGTCCGGCCGAACCTGAACACCGAGTTCCTCTGCTGCTTCCCGGCAGGCCGCGTCGAGCACGGATTCGCCTGCTTCGACGTGCCCGGCCGCGCCGATCGCCCAGTGGCCGTCGAGGAAGCCGGTGTTCTGCCGCAGTTGCATGAGCACCCGGTCGTCGTCGCCGCGCCGGAGGAGCACGTAGGCCGCAGGCACCACCGCAAATCGTCGTCGCCACCGCACGGGGTGAGCCTAATTCCCGGGCGCGTCGGACGGCGTTGAAACCGACGCCCCTAATAATGCGGAACGGGGGAAATGTCCAGCATTCGTCGGGGGGAACAGAGCATGTTTCGGAGCACCGCTGTCGCCACGCCGGCCGCCGTCGTGGCGCTGGCCGCCGTCGTGACCGGCGTCCTGGCCGGGTGCGAGTCGACCCCCGAGCCACCGGAGGAGTCCGCCGCCGCGCAGGCCGTCCTCCCGGAACAGGAACAGGACGAACCGGAGATCACGCTGATCGGCAAGACGTGGCAGCCGGTGGACTTCACCGGGTGCGCGGTCCCGTGGGGCCTCGCCGTGATGGTCGAGGACGCAGGCATCACCCAGCGCGAGTTCACGTTCCACTCGGGCGGATCGATCACCGTGCGGCAGGTCGAGTCGCCGCGCAGCCCGGACACCGCCGACACGTACTCGCTGGCCTATTCGCGGGACGGATCGACGCTGAACATCCGGGCCGGGCTCGGCGTCGACTCCTGGACGATCCGGGAGCTGACGCTGGCCCGGCTGCTCGTGGAGGACGTCAACGGCCACCGGTGCTGGCTGCGCCGGATCGGCTGACGTCCCCCAGCAGTTGCTCGACCTCGTCGGCGCTCGGCATCGCGTCCGCACACGCCAGGCGCGAGGCGACGAGCGCGCCCGCGGCATTGCAGAACCGCATCGTGTACTCCAGGTCCCAGCCGCTGAGCAGGCCGTGGCAGAGCGCACCACCGAACGCGTCGCCCGCGCCGAGCCCGTTGACGACCTCGACCGGGACCGGCGGGACCTCGACCTCCCCGCTCCGGTCGGACGCCAGCACACCGGCCGGCCCCTGTTTCACGATCGCGAGGTCGACGCCCCGGTCGTGGAGCGCCGCCGCGGCCTCCCGTGGCACACGGACGCCGACCGCGGTCTCACACTCGTCGAGGTTGCCGACCGCGACGTTGACGTGCGGCAGGGCTTCGGCGATTCGGCGCCCGGCCAGCTCACGGGACGCCCAGAACATCGGGCGGTAGTCCAGGTCCAGAACCGTGATGCCGTTCCGCCCGCGGGCATCGAGCGCCGCCAGCGTGGCCGAGCGGCTGGGCTCCTGGGACAGGCCGGTGCCGGTCACCCAGAACACGTCGGCGCGCCGGACCGCGTCCAGATCCAGCTCGTCGGCGCGGATCTGCAGGTCGGGCGCGGTCGGAAGCCGGTAGAAGTACAGCGGGAAGTCGTCCGGCGGGAAGATCTCGCAGAACGTCACCGGCGTCGGTAAGCCCTCGACCGGGGTGACGTACCGATCGTCGACGCCGAACCGGCGCAGCGCGTCGTGCAGGAACTCGCCGAACGGATCGGCCCCGGTGCGGGTGATCACCGCACTCCGGCGCCCGTAGCGGGCGGCGGCCACCGCGACGTTCGTCGCGCTACCGCCCAAGTACTTGCCGAACGTCTCGACCTCGCGCAACGAGCGGCCGACCTGGAGCGGGTAGACGTCCACCCCGATCCGGCCCATCGTCAACACGTTCAGCTGAGCCGGGGCTTCGTTGTCCACAGCCGCCTCCTTCGCGCCGCCTGCGAGCTTCCTCCGCGCGCAATTTCATGTCAAGACATACGGACAAAGGCCGGGGAATGCGGGGCGCGGTACCCGAGTTGGCGCTGGTTATGACGACTGTGGGATTCATCGGCAGCGGACACATCGGCGGCACCGTCGCCCGGCTCGCCGTCGCGGCCGGGTACGACGTGGTGCTGAGCAACTCGCGCGGGCCGGAGACGCTGGCAGACCTGGTAGCCGAACTCGGGCCGCGAGCCCGAGCGGCCACCGCGAGCGAGGCCGCCGCGGCGGGCGACCTGGTCGTGGTGTCGATCCCGCTGGGGGCGTACCAGAAGGTGCCAGTCGAGCCGCTGGCGGGCAAGCCGGTCATCGACACGAACAACTACTACCCGCAGCGCGACGGCCAGATCCCCGAGCTCGACGACGCCTCGACCACAAGCAGCGAACTCCTTCAGCGGCACCTGCCGACGTCGCACGTCGTCAAGGTGTTCAACAACATCTTCTGGAGGTCGCTGCACTCGCTCGCGCGCCCCGCGGGCGCGCCGGACCGGTCCGCCCTCGCCGTCGCCGGTGACGACGCGGACGCCAAGGCCACCGTGGTCGGATTCCTCGACGCGATCGGGTACGACGCGGTGGACGCCGGGCCGCTGGCCGAGGGCGCGCGTTACCAGCCGGGCACGTTCGCCTACGGCGGTATCTACGCGGGCGACTCGCTGGAGGACGCCGTCCGCGGCCCCGCCGAGAAGGTGCGTGCCGCGCTCGCCGGGCGGGCCGCAACCGGCTGACGGGGCTGTTCGGGGTAGTACAGCTCGTCGAACAGCACCCACCGGGCCACGGCGATCTCGTACAGCCGGTGCGGCGTCAACCCGGCCGCCAGCGCTTCGGGCGCGATCGCGTCCGAAGCCTCCGGCCAGCGGCTCGCGTAGCCGGCGATCTCGTCGTCGATACCGACGGTCGGTAGCTCGCGCGCCTCACCGACGAACGTCACGCCACGGACGTCCTGCTCGATGCCCTCCAGCTCGATCGCGAGGATCGCGCCGGCCACGCGCGCATCGGCGCGTAAGTTCGCGCAGTGCTCGCGGTTCGGGCGGGACATGAACCAGATGCGGTCGGGCGCGAACGCGCTGGCGAACCAGAGATTGCACACCACCGGCGCACCGCTCGGGTCCAGTGTGGCCAGCTGGATCACTTTGCCGGAGCTGACGTAGTCCTCCAGGAGCTTGCGGGCGTCCTCCACCGGAACTCCTCACTTCGGGGGTGAACCTCCCATTGTGGCGCCTCAATCGATTCCGTGTTGCCGAGTCAACACTCTGTGCGACTCCAGACCGCAACATAAGGTGACCAAGTGAGCAACGAGATTGCTGTTACCGGTGCGACCGGCCAGATCGGACGTCGAGTTGCCGCCCGGCTGACCGAATCCGGGGCCGCTCCGCGTCTCCTGGTTCGCGGCTCCTCCGCGGCCCCCGCGCTGCCGGGTACGCAGCCGGTGTCGATCGGCGCCGGCTACGCCGACACGCTCGCGGTGCGGAACGCGCTGGAGGGCGTCGGCACGTTGTTCCTGGTTTCCGGACGCGAGTCCGCGAACCACGTCGCCGAGCACCGCGCCGTGGTCGACGCCGCGGTGGCGGCCGGCGTCCGCCGGGTCGTGTACCTGTCGTTCCTCGGCGCCACGGCCGACTGCACGTTCACGTTCGGCCGTGACCACTGGCACACCGAGCAGTACATCCGCGGCTCCGGCCTCGCGTTCACGTTCCTCCGGGACGGCTTCTACGCGTCGATGCTGCCCGCGCTGGTCGGCCCGGACGGCGTCCTGCGGGGGCCGGGCGGCGACGGCCGGGTGAGCGCGGTCGCCCCGGACGACGTCGCGGACGTCGCGGCGGCGGTGCTGGGCGACCCGGCAGCACACGACGGCGCGGTGTACGACGTCACGGGGCCGGCCGCCCTCACGCTCCTGGATGCCGTCGGCGAGCTGAGCCGCCGGGTCGGCCGCCCGATCCGGTACCAGCCGGAGACGCTCGCCGAGGCGTACGCGTCCCGAGCCGTCTACGGCGCGCCGGAGTTCGAGGTCGCCGGCTGGGTGACGTCCTACCAGGCGATCGCGGACGGGTCGCTCAGCGCGGTCAGCGACACCGTGCCACGGGTCGCCGGACACCCCGCCCTGACGTTCGCCCAGTATCTGGACGCCCACCCGGACAGCTACGCCCACCTGCGGTGATCGGTGATACTTCGGTCATGACCGACCGCTCCACCGCCGCCCTTCCCGACACGGCCACCGACGCACCACAGGACGCCGAGCACGAGCGCTGGGTAGCGGTCGCGGACGAGGTCGCCACGCGCCTCGCCAGCGACGTCGTCGAGCGTGACCGTGCCGGAGCGGCACCGCACGCCGAGGTGCAATTGCTGCGCGGCGCGGGGCTGCTGCCGTTACTGACCCCGGCCCGCAGCGGCGGCCACGGCGCGAGCTGGTTCACCGCGTTCGAGGTCGTCTCCCGGATCGCCAGGGTCGACACCTCGATCGGGCACGTGCTCGGGTACCACTACCTGCACAGCTGGCGGACCCGGCTGAGCCGCCGAGCGGACGTCGTCGAACGTCTCGACGCCGGCACCGCCGAGCACCACTGGCTCTGGGGTGGTGCCGGTAACCCCCGGGACGCCGGGCTGGAGCTGGTACCGACCGAGGGCGGCTACCGCGTGCACGGCAAGAAGTTCTTCGCGACCGGAGCGGAGGTGTCCGACCGGGTGATCGCGTCCGGCACCGACACGGCCACCGGGCAGAAGTACGGGTTCGCGCTGCCGACCCACACCGACGGCGTGGTGCACGGGGGCGACTGGGACTCGCTCGGGCAGCGCGTGTCGGCGTCCGGATCGATCGGCTTCGAGGGCGCGTTCCTGGCCGAGGAGGACATCCTCGGGCCGGGTGAGCAGACCGACCCGGACGCGCCGGCCTACCCCAGCCTGTCGGCGCTGGGCTTCCAGGTGCTACTGGCGCTGCTCGCGGTGTCGACGGCGGAGGGCGCCCTGCGGTTCGGCGCCGAGTACACCCGGACGAAGTCGCGCCCGTGGGCCACGTCGGGGGTTTCGAGTGCGGCCGACGATCCGCTGGTCCGGGCTCGGTACGGAGAGCTGGCCTCCCAGGTGCGGGCCGCCCGGGCACTCACCGACCGCGCGGCGCAGGCGTGGGTCGCCGCGGCCGGGCGTGGGTGGGAGCTGACGCACACCGAGCGCGGCGAGGTCTCGGTGGAGCTGTCCGCGGTGAAGGTCGTCACCACACAGGCCGCGCTGGACGCCACCCAGGGCGTCTTCGAGCTGACCGGCGCCAGGGCGACCAAGAGCGGGACCGGGCTGGACCGCTTCTGGCGCGACGTCCGGACGCTGACGCTCCACGACCCGGTGAGCTACAAGGCGACCGAGGTCGGCGACCACCTGCTCCGCGGCGCCTACCCCGAGCCGTCCGGCTACAGCTGACGGCCCGGGGTCTCGCCGCGGGTCCTTACCGGCCCGCGGCGAGCTCGTCGTACGTGGGGAAGTTCTTCGAGATGCCGCTGCCGGTGAAGTTGCCGATCCAGCCGTCCTCGTCGTGGAAGAACCGCACGGCCTTGTACTCCGGGTTCGTCCCCATGTCGAACCAGTGCGTGGTGCCGCCCGGCACCGACAGCAGGTCTCCCGACTCGCAGAAGACGGCGTGCACCTTGCCGCCGACGTGCAGGTAGAACACCCCGGATCCGGACGCGAAGAACCGGTCCTCGTCGTCGTCGTGGGTGTGCTCGTCCAGGAACTTCTCCCGGGACGCCCGCACCAGCTCCGGCCACGACGGGTCGTCGCTGGGGCGCATCTGGACGACGTCCACCATGACGTAGCCCTCTTGCTTGCTCACCCCGTCGATCCGGTCCTGGTACGCCGCGAGGACCTCTTCGTTCGTGGACTCGTCCGGAAGATCCCGGAGCGGCCACTGTTCGTAACGGACGCCGTGCTCCTTCAGAACCGCCGCGATCTCCGACGGCTCCTCGGTCCGCAGCTCCGGCTCGCCCGGGGCATCCTCTGCCCAAACAGTCAGTAATGTCACGACAACCTCCGGGTTGCTACCGTCCGCATGCTGGGATTCCTACCTCCCCACTAGGAGATATACCCAGTTAACCTGCATGCTCTTTTCCGTGCCAACCACGACCCCCGCCCGGCGTCCGCGCCGGACCATGCTGTTCGCGACCAGCGCTATCGCCGCGCTGCTCGCCGTCGCTTCCTGCTCGCAGAGCGACTCTACGGAGAGTGACGCTTCGTCCTCGCCGTCCACCGGCCCGAGCGCCAGCGCTCCTCTCCCGAGCCCGTTCAACGGTGACCCTGTCACGGTAGCTCTCGTCCGGCAGAGCGGCGCCGGCGACTACTTCGAGGCGTGGGGCCAGGGCGCACAGAAGCAGGCCGCGGCCGCCAACATCAAGTTGACGATCACCGACGCCCGGAACGACAACGCCAAGCAGGCGTCCGACCTCCAGCAGGCGATCGACTCCAAGCCCGCGGCGATCATCGTCGACCACGGCCAGACCGACACGATCGCCCCGCTGGTGAAGAAGGCCGTCGCCGCGGGCATCCCGACGATCGTCTACGACGTCGCGTTGCCCGCCGACGTCACCGGCTACATCAACACCAGCCAGTCCGACGAGAGCCTCGCCCAGGCCGTCCTCGACCAAATGATCAAGGACATCGGTCAGGGCCAGAAGGTCGGGCTGGTCTCGGCCACCGGATTCGCCCCGCTCGACCGGCGTGGCGCGGTCTGGAAGAAGGTCGTCGCCGACAACAAGCTCCAGCAGGCGTTCTTCACCGGCAAGGTCACCGAGTCCACGGCGACCGACAACATCCCGCTGGTCGACGCCGCGCTCAAGCAGCACCCGGACGTCAAGGCGATCTTCGCGCCGTACGACGAGATCACCAAGGGCGTCGTCCAGGCCGTCAAGCAGAACAACCTGCAGGACAAGGTCAAGGTCTACGGCATCGACATCTCGAACGCCGACCTCGAGGTGATGACCGCCGCGGGCAGCCCGTGGGTGGCCACCGCCGCGACCGACCCGGGCCAGATCGGCGCCGCGGTCGTCCGCACGATCGCGCTGAAGCTCGCCGGCCAGTTCAACGAGTCCTCGGTGCAGTTCCCGGGTGTGCTGATCACCCAGCAGCTGCTCAAGGAGAAGAGCATCACCACGGTCGGCGACGTCGTGAAGGCGCAGCCGGAGCTGAAGCTCGACAAGATCTCGGTGGCAGACTGGCTTCCGAACGCCGCCTGAGCAAAGAAGACCGATGACCTCGTCGTTACCAACGATGCCCCGCACCGCTATCTCGGTGCGGGGCGTCGGTAAATCGTTCGGTCCGAACGTCGTCCTGCGCGGCGTCGACCTGGAGATCACCGGCGGCGAGGTCGTCGCGCTGCTCGGTGCCAACGGTGCCGGCAAATCGACGCTGATCAAGATCCTGGCGGGTGCGCACCCCGACCACACCGGCGAGATCCTCATCGACGGCTCGCCGGTGCGGCTGGGCTCGCCGAGCGAAGCGCGTGCCCGGGGCATCGCCACCGTGCACCAGCGGGTGCGTGAGGGCATCGTCCCTGGCCTGAGCGTCGCCGAGAACCTCGCCTTCGACGAACTCGCCGGAGGCGGTTCGTCCTGGCTCCTCCGCCGGCGGGAGGTGCAGACCGTTGCCCGCCGCGCGGTCGAGGTGCTCGACCTCGGTTGGTCGGACGCTGTGCTCCGCCGCGACGTCGCGACGCTGGGCATCTCCGACGCTCAGCTGCTGGTCGTCGCCCGCACGCTGCTGCAGCGGCCGCGGCTGCTGATCCTCGACGAGCCGACGTCCGCGCTCTCGTCCGCCGAGGCCGAGCGGCTGTTCGGCGTCGTGCGGCAGTTGCGCGCGGACGGGCTGGCCGTGGTGCTGGTCTCGCACCGCCTCGGCGAGGTGGACGCGATCGCCGACCGGGCCGTGGTGCTGCGGGACGGTCGGGTCACCGCCGACGTGACCAAGCCGCTGAGCTGGCCGGTGATCCTTCCGGCGATGCTCGGCGAGAGCGCCGAGGGCCTCCGCACGACCGTTCTCGGCGACGGTGCTGTGACCGAGCCCGACCCAGCTGTGGCCGAGCCCGACGCCGCTGCAGCCGAGCCCGCCGCGGCTGCAGCCGAGCCCGCCGCGGCCGCGGCACCCGGTGACACCGTGGTGCGGCTCCGTGGCGTCCGACTGTTCGTTGAATCACCGGCGATCGACCTGGACCTGAACAACGGCGAGGTCACCGGCATCGTCGGGCTGATCGGGGCGGGGAAGTCCGAACTCGCGCACGGCCTGTTCGGCTCGGCGACCTGGCCGGCCGGAACGGCCGCGTTCACCGACCTGCCGCGGGCGCCGCGCTCCCCCGCCGAGGCCATCCGCGGCGGGGTGTTCCTGGTGCCGGAGGACCGCGCCGACCAGGCGCTGCTCCCCGGCTGGTCGATCCAGCGGACGCTGAGCCTCCCGTTCATCACGAAGGTGTCCAGCCGCCTGGGCGTGCTGGCTGGCGGCATCGAGCGGGATCGCGCCACGACCGTCATCGAGAAGCTCGGCATCGTGGCCCGTGGCCCGCGCACCGAGCTGAACGAACTGTCCGGCGGCAACCAGCAGAAGGTCGTCGTCGGCCGCTGGCTGGTCGAGAACGCGCGGCTCCTGCTGCTCGACGAACCGTTCCGCGGCGTCGACCTGGGTGCTCGCCGCGACATCGGCGAGCAGGTCCGGGCCGTCGCGGCGGCCGGTGGCGCGGCCGTGGTGCTCTCTGCCGACGTCGACGAATTGCTCGAGATCGCCGACCGCGTTCTCGTCCTGGTCGAGGGTGCTCTGACCCTCGACTCCCCCGTTTCACAGGTCAGCCGCGACGACGTCGTGCGGGCCTTCTCCGGAGAGATCGCGTGACGACCCGAACCGAAAAGCTACCCGCCAAGTCAGTGCCGGTCTCGGTGCCGATCCGTGAGGCCGTCGTCCGCTACGGCTTCGTCGCGGTGACCGTCGTGCTGATCGGCTACTTCCTGATCAGCGAGCCGAACTTCCGGACGTCGTCCAACCTCTGGGGGCTGCTGGTCT includes:
- a CDS encoding AfsR/SARP family transcriptional regulator; amino-acid sequence: MPRFRLLGPLEVTAEGRAVDLGPVKRRTVLAALLVDVGRPVQVETLVDRVWGEDPPAKARDNLYAHIARIRRALTGLGAAVERRSGGYALQADPDDVDLHRFRRLIADARADDCPDERRADRLRAALELWQAPPLADVPGAWADTVREGLEQQRRSAVALWARTETTLGRPAAVVDVLHELVAAAPLAEPLLVELVRGLHLTGRTTEALDTYARARARIVAELGCEPGPDLRAAHEAVLRETAKDPVRRPVPAQLPADVPAFTGREAALAELTARLRTTTNAVVVSAVSGTAGVGKTALAVRWAHAARSRFPDGQLYVDLRGYGTEPPVPPATALAGFLTALGVSARDVPLDPDERAARYRTELSGRRLLVVLDNASSVEQVRPLLPGSPTCATLVTSRDTLGGLVAVDGAQRLLLDLLEPDESTALLRSLIGRRVDDEPDAAAALAEQCGRLPLALRVAAELAGARPGSSLADLVAELADHRARMDLLDVGGDPRADVRAVFSWSYQRLAATVARTFRLLGLHPGAEFDAYAAAALADENLDDARDALAALARAHLIRPTAGDRYGVHDLLRAYARAQSDAEDGAGKQRAARARLLDYYVAAASAAMDALYPAERHRRPAVGPIGTPLPAFAGPDDARAWLDSHRPVLIEVCQHTGAHGPTTVTGLLASTLYVYLDNGGHSADALTVHRCALDAAERTGDRAGAAAALAQLGVVFWQLGRYPDGIDHLERALALFRELGDRVGEARTVGNLGVIYQQTGSYADAERHHTAALALFRKLGDRVGQANTETNLGDILMRLGRDEEAIGLLSEALEQFRELGHHGGEATALTNLGEVHLSLNRPGEAAGYLRQAVALFGTIGERYGETCALNGLAEALQGQGDPEAADRFTAALTLATTIGERAEQARAHVGLARTTEAARSHLEQALALYTEIGSSRADDVRKELEA
- a CDS encoding SAM-dependent methyltransferase, coding for MPDTTAPPRLRSLEFHSPLSPERAQRLVDRLVDRLAPAEPSTVLDVGSGWGALLLRLLDAAPGATGVGIDLNADDLARGREIAGARGLSGRVEFAEESGIGTTRGPADVVLCVGSGHALTAAPGDFAGALRELRRLVAPGGRVLYGEGFWQRTPTDDELARMWPDAAAHDHFDLAGLVDLAVAAGFRPLWIETATEDEWEQFESGYQADLEEWLAANPAHPEAADLRERADRHRASWLAGYRNILNMAYLTLVPVAEN
- a CDS encoding NUDIX hydrolase — encoded protein: MRWRRRFAVVPAAYVLLRRGDDDRVLMQLRQNTGFLDGHWAIGAAGHVEAGESVLDAACREAAEELGVQVRPDDLVPLCVMHRTRNTRAAVDERVDFFFECRRWDGEPDRREPDRAAELRWVALDALPDPVVPHERHVLERWRDGTLTPVVPYGFG
- the iolC gene encoding 5-dehydro-2-deoxygluconokinase; protein product: MDNEAPAQLNVLTMGRIGVDVYPLQVGRSLREVETFGKYLGGSATNVAVAAARYGRRSAVITRTGADPFGEFLHDALRRFGVDDRYVTPVEGLPTPVTFCEIFPPDDFPLYFYRLPTAPDLQIRADELDLDAVRRADVFWVTGTGLSQEPSRSATLAALDARGRNGITVLDLDYRPMFWASRELAGRRIAEALPHVNVAVGNLDECETAVGVRVPREAAAALHDRGVDLAIVKQGPAGVLASDRSGEVEVPPVPVEVVNGLGAGDAFGGALCHGLLSGWDLEYTMRFCNAAGALVASRLACADAMPSADEVEQLLGDVSRSGAASTGGR
- a CDS encoding NAD(P)-binding domain-containing protein — its product is MTTVGFIGSGHIGGTVARLAVAAGYDVVLSNSRGPETLADLVAELGPRARAATASEAAAAGDLVVVSIPLGAYQKVPVEPLAGKPVIDTNNYYPQRDGQIPELDDASTTSSELLQRHLPTSHVVKVFNNIFWRSLHSLARPAGAPDRSALAVAGDDADAKATVVGFLDAIGYDAVDAGPLAEGARYQPGTFAYGGIYAGDSLEDAVRGPAEKVRAALAGRAATG
- a CDS encoding pyridoxamine 5'-phosphate oxidase family protein, whose amino-acid sequence is MEDARKLLEDYVSSGKVIQLATLDPSGAPVVCNLWFASAFAPDRIWFMSRPNREHCANLRADARVAGAILAIELEGIEQDVRGVTFVGEARELPTVGIDDEIAGYASRWPEASDAIAPEALAAGLTPHRLYEIAVARWVLFDELYYPEQPRQPVAARPASAARTFSAGPRTASSSESPA